In the Setaria italica strain Yugu1 chromosome VI, Setaria_italica_v2.0, whole genome shotgun sequence genome, one interval contains:
- the LOC101764395 gene encoding transcription elongation factor 1 homolog, with translation MGKRKSRSSKVAAQPKKAPKLEKLDVEFTCPFCGHPEAVACRIDLKDRIAEASCRICSETYFTSANALTEPVDIYSEWIDACELANEGVVDRRCQPRLVDAA, from the exons ATGGGGAAGAGGAAGTCGAGGAGCTCCAAGGTGGCGGCGCAGCCGAAGAAGGCACCCAAGCTGGAGAAA CTGGACGTGGAGTTCACCTGCCCGTTCTGCGGCCACCCCGAGGCCGTCGCCTGCCGCATCGACCTCAAGGACAGGATCGCCGAGGCGTCGTGCCGCATCTGCAGCGAGACCTACTTCACCAGCGCCAACGCGCTCACGGAGCCCGTCGACATCTACAGCGAGTGGATTGACGCTTGCGAGCTCGCCAACGAGGGCGTCGTCGACCGCCGCTGCCAGCCGCGCCTGGTTGACGCCGCCTGA
- the LOC101756402 gene encoding DPH4 homolog: protein MLCSLPRLLGRLKSRRGIVDNALRLYILARTQGQIAAYLLSVCTPLVHRCRSSCGQASTMVLGSNISIQKTLYEVLSVSEDATYGEIRAAYKSAALNTHPDKGHMTLESSVPSSEQQEFLSVQRAWEILRHPASRADYDKQLQSSRQNIEIIASEIKIGDMIVESTADTVELLYPCRCGDYFSITSCELGDMGILVSGDGEVEQQASDSSSAFVVLGCGSCSLKVRLIINETL, encoded by the exons ATGCTGTGTAGCCTTCCTCGCCTCTTGGGCCGCTTGAAGAGCCGAAGAGGAATCGTTGACAACGCCTTACGCCTGTACATCTTGGCGAGGACCCAAGGCCAAATCGCCGCCTACCTTCTCAGCGTCTGCACTCCATTGGTGCACCGGTGTAGATCTAGCTG TGGTCAGGCTTCCACTATGGTTCTAGGCAGCAATATTTCCATCCAGAAAACCTTGTACGAGGTTTTATCTGTGAGTGAAGATGCTACATATGGCGAAATCCGTGCAGCGTACAAGTCTGCTGCTCTTAACACACATCCTGACAAAGGACATATGACTCTTGAATCATCTGTGCCTTCCAGTGAGCAACAAGAATTTTTGAGCGTGCAGAGAGCATGGGAAATCCTACGCCATCCTGCATCTAGAGCAGACTACGATAAGCAGCTGCAATCATCCAGGCAGAACATTGAGATCATTGCATCTGAAATCAAAATTGGGGACATGATCGTGGAGAGCACTGCTGATACTGTGGAGTTGTTGTACCCATGCAGGTGTGGCGATTATTTTTCTATCACTTCGTGTGAGCTTGGCGATATGGGGATTTTGGTCAGTGGAGATGGAGAAGTGGAACAGCAGGCGTCTGATTCTTCATCAGCTTTTGTTGTTCTGGGCTGTGGTTCTTGTTCTCTTAAAGTACGGTTGATCATAAATGAAACTTTGTGA
- the LOC101756809 gene encoding proteasome subunit beta type-1, producing the protein MARFDPYENNGGTCVAVAGADYCVVAADTRLSVGYSILSRDHSKIAQLADKCVLASSGFQGDIKALQKNLAAKELVYEHNHNKKMSCPAMAQLLSNTLYYKRFFPYYAFNVLGGLDSQGKGCVFTYDAVGSYERTGYSAQGTGAALMMPVLDNQLKSPSPLLLPARDAVTPLSESDAVDLVKDVFASATERDIYTGDKLEIVVINSSGTHRECIELRKD; encoded by the exons ATGGCCAGGTTCGACCCGTACGAGAACAACGGCGGCACGTGcgtggccgtcgccggcgccgactACTGCGTGGTCGCCGCCGACACCCGCCTCTCCGTCGGATACAGCATCCTGTCCCGCGACCACTCCAAGATCGCCCAACT AGCAGACAAATGTGTTTTGGCCTCATCTGGGTTCCAAGGTGATATCAAAGCTTTGCAAAAGAATCTGGCTGCCAAGGAATTG GTTTATGAACACAATCATAACAAGAAGATGAGCTGCCCTGCAATGGCGCAGCTGTTGTCGAACACACTCTACTACAAGAGATTCTTCCCATACTACGCGTTCAATGTGTTGGGTGGACTGGATAGCCAAG GTAAAGGATGTGTCTTCACATACGATGCTGTTGGGTCTTACGAAAGGACAGGCTATAGTGCTCAGGGAACAGGCGCAGCGTTGATGATGCCTGTTCTTGACAACCAGTTGAAATCTCCTAGTCCTCTGCTACTGCCAGCTCGG GATGCAGTGACACCATTGTCTGAATCCGATGCGGTTGATCTGGTGAAGGATGTTTTCGCATCAGCCACAGAACGAGACATATACACT GGAGATAAGTTGGAAATTGTGGTCATCAACAGCTCCGGCACACACAGAGAGTGCATTGAACTGAGGAAGGATTAG
- the LOC101764796 gene encoding CBS domain-containing protein CBSX6, whose translation MAHIVFLRASAADLTAGKPPLRGVPASAPLSAAAAAIPASQEADVAVWRDGASPLAPAAATVIGLLSSFDVVAFLASHVGGPAAALRTPAGDVVAHEPALVREVEPHTRLIEIVELMKQGARRVLVRKNITEACTVDKKPFAPFYKAVLKITGTPRAAAAAKQTVNRSSSSSPPPTTFGCDRYCCLTREDIVRFLINCLGALAPTPLQSISSLGAVNRGYAHVEASSPAIEASWSVPSEPRAVAVVQTNRDGSHKVLADVSAHRLWRRDYVAAADAMASLSSLSFAAGVTAHGMLPPDGDAEAAAPSSSSSLGGGRDDGFEASLVGQMMMASHGGNAALRCRSTSSLAAVMAQMLSYRTTHIWVTDGEDDVLVGVVGYMEIFNAVTKGVVAPPV comes from the exons ATGGCCCACATCGTGTTCCTCCGCGCTTCCGCCGCTGACCTCACCGCCGGCAAGCCACCGCTGCGGGGCGTCCCGGCCTCGGCGCCGCtctccgcggcggccgcggccatcCCGGCGTCGCAGGAGGCCGACGTGGCCGTCTGGCGCGACGGCGCGTCGCCCCTGgcgcccgccgcggccaccgtTATCGGCCTGCTCAGCTCGTTCGACGTCGTCGCCTTTCTGGCCTCCCACGTCGGCGGCCCGGCCGCGGCGCTGAGGACGCCCGCCGGCGACGTGGTGGCGCACGAGCCGGCGCTCGTGCGGGAGGTCGAGCCCCACACGAG GTTGATAGAAATCGTGGAGCTAATGAAGCAAGGAGCAAGGCGCGTCCTGGTGCGCAAGAACATCACGGAAGCCTGCACCGTGGACAAGAAGCCGTTCGCGCCGTTCTACAAGGCCGTGCTGAAGATCACCGggacgccgcgggcggcggcggccgccaagCAGACCGTCAACcggtcgtcgtcatcgtcgccgccgccgacgacgttCGGCTGCGACCGGTACTGCTGCCTGACGCGGGAGGACATCGTCCGCTTCCTCATCAACTGCCTCGGCGCGCTGGCGCCGACGCCGCTGCAGTCCATCTCCTCGCTCGGCGCCGTCAACCGCGGCTACGCCCACGTCGAGGCCTCCTCGCCGGCGATCGAGGCCTCCTGGAGCGTCCCCTCCGAGcctcgcgccgtcgccgtcgtgcaGACGAACCGGGACGGGTCGCACAAGGTCCTGGCCGACGTGTCCGCGCACAGGCTGTGGCGGCGCGACTACGTGGCCGCCGCGGACGCCATGGCGAGCCTCTCGTCGCTGAGCTTCGCCGCGGGGGTCACCGCGCACGGGATGTTGCCGCCGGATGGtgacgccgaggccgccgccccgtcgtcgtcgtcgagcctCGGCGGCGGGAGGGATGATGGGTTCGAGGCGAGCCTCGTCGGCCAGATGATGATGGCGAGCCACGGCGGGAACGCGGCGCTGAGGTGCAGGAGCACGAGCTCGCTCGCCGCTGTCATGGCACAGATGCTTTCGTACAGGACCACGCACATCTGGGTCaccgacggcgaggacgacgtcTTGGTTGGCGTCGTTGGGTACATGGAGATCTTCAACGCGGTCACCAAGGGTGTCGTTGCTCCTCCAGTTTGA